The Candidatus Eisenbacteria bacterium genomic interval ATAATCTTCGACGTGAAGTGTTCTCAGGGACTCGAAGAACACATAAGGGTGCTGGGAGGAAGGCCTCTCATGTGGAAGACGGGACATTCTCTGATAAAGCGAAAGCTCAAAGAAACGAAGGGGCTCTTGGCCGGGGAGATGTCGGGGCACATGTTTTTTGCGGACGACTACTACGGCTACGACGACGCCATTTTCGCCTCCGCAAGGCTGGTGGCTCTGGTTTCGAATTCGGAGAAGTCTCTCTCTCGTCTGGTGGATGAGCTTCCGCAGTACGTGTCGACCCCCGAGATGCGGCTTGAATGTCCCGACGAGCTCAAGTTTCAGTTGGTGGACGCGGTGAGGGAGTTTTTCAAGAAGAGTCATAGTGTCATCGAAATAGACGGTGCGCGGATCCTGTTTGGAGATGGCTGGGGTCTCGTTCGGGCGTCGAACACACAGCCGGCTCTCGTGGCAAGATTTGAGGCGAAGTCTGAGAAAAGGCTTGAGGAAATCAAGTCCGAGGTGCTTGCCGAGGTGGCGCATCTCAAGTCGGAAATGGCACGCACGCGCTCGGGCGACTGAATAGCGGAACTGAGACGGACGCGTGCACGCGGGAAGGAGGAGATGACATTGGAGGGCCAAAGAAAAAAGGCTCGGCCGCGCAAGGTTGCCGGCGAAAAGAGGGTGGGTACCGGGGCGAAGAAGAGGACCAAGGGAGCTTCGAAGCGAACTCGTATGAGCGCGAGTGCGAGTGGGGTAGGCAAGCGCAAGGCGGCAGGCAGGGACGCCGCGAGAGGTAGCGCCAAGAAGGGCGTCAGGAAGGCCGGCTCTTTCCGCGGTTCCAAGAAACCTTCCGCAGAAACCTCGCTATCGGCGCCTTCGGTCGAAAGAGTGAGAGAAGAAGCCAGGGCGCTCGAGGAACGTGGTCCTGGTAAGGTTGAATCCGAGCTCCAATACACACTGCCGGATTCGTACGGGAGAGATCGCGTCGTGGCAATGTCGAGAGACCCTTACTGGATTCACGCTTACTGGGAAATCACGGAGGAGACTCTCTCCCGTGCCTTGGAGAGCCTGGGTTCCGCCCAACTGAATGTTCGGAGGGTACTCAGAGTGTACGTCAAGGAGGGGGAAGGTGCAGGCGCAGAGCGAGTTCTTTTTGACGTTTTTCTGACCCCCGGGGCTCGAAACTGGTACATAAACGTAGGAGGTCCCGGGAGAACGTATCGCGTGGACGTGGGTCTTCTCACAGCCAGGGGCAAGTTTGTTTGCCTGGCGAGCTCCAATATCGTGAGGACGCCGAGCGACAGAATGTCCGACGTTCTGGATGAGAAGTGGATGAGCCTCCCGTCAGAATATGAAGAAATGTATGCGCTGTCGGGTGGTCTTACTCGCGGCGTGAGTTCCCCTGAACTTCACGAAAGATTGGCGCGCGAACTCGAAGTGAAGCTTGCGTCGCCGCTTTTCAGCCCGGGCATACGTGAAGTCCGCGGGGAAAAGGGTCTGGCCAAGTCGTTCTGGTTCATTGTGGACACAGATTTGGTTGTCTACGGGGCGACCGTTCCGGGCTCTACACTCAAGATCAACGGTGGAGACTGGCGGCTCAGGGAAGACGGGACGTTCTCCTTCAGATGTCATCTTCCGGATGGCCCCAAGGAAATAAGCGTTTCGGCCCGCTCGTCCGACGGCGCCGGGAACGAGCAAGTGAAACTCAAGGTGAGCAGAGGCACCCGTCAGACGAGCAGCTGAGGAGTTCCGGTATCGAGCCGCTCGTTCGTCGGAGATTTCTGCTGGATCGAGACGTCGATTGAGGCACGTTGCGCCTTGTTTGACGAGATGGTGGAAAAATGAGTGCAGATCACAAAGGCTATCTCTGTCTCGTACTTCACGCACACCTTCCGTACGTTAGGCATCCCGAGTACGAGCTTTTCTTGGAAGAGGATTGGCTCTACGAGAGTATTACGGAAACGTACATTCCTCTTCTGATGGTTCTGGAAAGGCTGACTGCCGAAGGTGTTCCTTACAGAGTGACGATTTCACTTAGTCCGAGTCTGGTAGGCATGCTGCGGGACCCGCTCCTCCAGGATCGTTATGTTCGACACATCGAGCGATTGATCGACCTTGCCCACAGAGAGGTGGAACGAACCCAAGGAGATTCGGACTTCAATAGGCTTGCTCGGATGTATCTCGATAGCTTCACGAGCGCCAGGAACTACTTCTTGGATAGATGCCGGAAAGATCTCACTCAAGGTTTTCGAGACCTCCAGGAACACGGTGGAGTTGAGCTCATACCTTGTGCGGCCACGCACGGATATCTTCCGCTCATGACAATGGTGCCCGAGGCCGTACGGGCTCAGATTAGTGTCGCCGCGAGCCACCACGAACGGTGCTTCGGCCGCAGGCCTCGAGGCATGTGGCTGCCGGAGTGCGGGTACGAACCGGGTATCGACCGCTTCCTCAAGGAAGCAGGACTGAGATTCTTCTTTACCGACGCCCACGGGATTCTGCACGCTTCTCCGAGACCCAAGCACGGGGTCTTTGCTCCGATTTTCTGTCCTTCCGGGACCGCCGCCTTCGGAAGAGACCTCGAATCGTCAAAACAAGTCTGGAGCTCCGTTGAAGGCTATCCGGGAGACTACTGGTACAGAGAATTCTACCGGGACATCGGCTACGACATGGACTACGAATACATCAGGCCTTACATTTGTGCCGACGGGAAGAGAAAGAACACGGGAATCAAGTATTATCGCGTGACCGGGCGCACTCCGCGCAAAGAGATATACGATCCTGACGCGGCGCTCGAGAAGGCCGCGATGCACGCGGCAAACTTCATGTTCAACAGGGAAAAGCAGGTGGAGTACCTCTACGACAAGATGGACGGACGTCGCCCCATCATAGTGGCGCCGTACGACGCCGAGCTTTTCGGACACTGGTGGTACGAGGGACCTCGGTGGATAGAGTTCCTGATCAGAAAGATGGCCTACGACCAGAAGACTCTGAAACTTGTGACGCCCAGCGAATATCTGG includes:
- a CDS encoding DUF4912 domain-containing protein — encoded protein: MEGQRKKARPRKVAGEKRVGTGAKKRTKGASKRTRMSASASGVGKRKAAGRDAARGSAKKGVRKAGSFRGSKKPSAETSLSAPSVERVREEARALEERGPGKVESELQYTLPDSYGRDRVVAMSRDPYWIHAYWEITEETLSRALESLGSAQLNVRRVLRVYVKEGEGAGAERVLFDVFLTPGARNWYINVGGPGRTYRVDVGLLTARGKFVCLASSNIVRTPSDRMSDVLDEKWMSLPSEYEEMYALSGGLTRGVSSPELHERLARELEVKLASPLFSPGIREVRGEKGLAKSFWFIVDTDLVVYGATVPGSTLKINGGDWRLREDGTFSFRCHLPDGPKEISVSARSSDGAGNEQVKLKVSRGTRQTSS
- a CDS encoding DUF1957 domain-containing protein; protein product: MSADHKGYLCLVLHAHLPYVRHPEYELFLEEDWLYESITETYIPLLMVLERLTAEGVPYRVTISLSPSLVGMLRDPLLQDRYVRHIERLIDLAHREVERTQGDSDFNRLARMYLDSFTSARNYFLDRCRKDLTQGFRDLQEHGGVELIPCAATHGYLPLMTMVPEAVRAQISVAASHHERCFGRRPRGMWLPECGYEPGIDRFLKEAGLRFFFTDAHGILHASPRPKHGVFAPIFCPSGTAAFGRDLESSKQVWSSVEGYPGDYWYREFYRDIGYDMDYEYIRPYICADGKRKNTGIKYYRVTGRTPRKEIYDPDAALEKAAMHAANFMFNREKQVEYLYDKMDGRRPIIVAPYDAELFGHWWYEGPRWIEFLIRKMAYDQKTLKLVTPSEYLDENPQNQIATPSLSSWGWKGYSEVWLEGSNDWIYPHLHMAAQRMVELATTFKEPTPLEGRALAQAARELLLAQSSDWAFIMTSGTMVPYAVRRTKEHVGRFTELYDGLRSHCIDVRKLEEMEWKDNIFPEIDYRVYAPR